From Hippoglossus hippoglossus isolate fHipHip1 chromosome 14, fHipHip1.pri, whole genome shotgun sequence:
TgtacaaccaaaacaaacacaactacaTTGTAATGGCGTGTATGTCCATTTTGAGTCAATGAGTTGTCACCACATGATGACAGGCACCCATCCTGCTTCAAGGCTCAAACTTCTTCAGCTCTTGGAGGAAATAATCTTTGGCTGACCTTTGCCTCTAAACCTTAAAGTCACAAAACAGCACAGTATGTATGATTTATATCTCACCTCCAACCAGGCTAGCATAGAGCAGAGCAAGAAGTCCCACTGGGTGCTGCCAAGAACCGTCGGACAATGAGCCACGAGCCAGGACAGGTAACGCATCATTTCCACAGTGAGGTTCAACTGTTCTGCAGATGCTTTGGACAGGTCACTGAAAGACAAAGATGTGACAGATGTTGGTACAGCAGTagaacaattaaaaacaatgtgtaaATGTTTCCAGGGTTTGTGTGATTACATTACCTGCCAAAGAGGAACCAGTCCTCCTTGCTGTTCCTCCACTCCATCATCGTGGCCAGGATTGCATGtaaaacctcctcctccatttctGTGTTGGCTTTTAGACAgcacagcagcaccaccagACTTCCATAAACATCTGTGATAACACAGGTCAGATTTAGCATTGGTATGGTTGAAGTCAAAAAATCCCCATGTATATATTTAGCGTGTAAACTTAAGTGTGTTTACTCACTGTCATCCTCTTCCCAGTTGATAATCGAAGCAGTAGCCAGGGTTACGAGAATCTCTTTGTCCGTATCGGTCATAGTGGGGCAGAGGACCTGGATTGTGCTCAGTTTGCTTTGAGACACTGGGAATAAACTGATCAAGCACAGACCATCTTTTAGCATGTAACACAGTGGTAAGGGTGACAACAGAATAGCTTTTAATGTGCAAATTAAAATGACGTCAACATATAAAGTTACTGACCTTTCCACAGATTTGTAAAGCTCCCTAATGGTTGCACTGCAAGTGGTCGCCAAGTTGTTGGTGTGGATGTAGTTTTCTAGAGTCAGAGACCAcagtcctccatcctccactgACCTACAGagtaatatataaaacaatgcAGCATATTGAGTGGAGGTCgtttaaaataaatcacattggggagaaaacatacattaaaaacaaacaagtgctggtgacatttattatatttcttttaagttcTTTGTAATCAGCCCATTAAATAAACATCCATATTAAGTGGCTCAAATGATCCAGGTGACTTAATTCTCTGCTTATGGAGAAAatcataaaatgtgttaatgtacTTTTTGTATATCCTGCCGAGTATTCTTTCCGACTACTCTTATTCATCAAAAATCACCTCGAGTAGAACGTCTCCAGCAGGCGTGTCGTTGGAACCTGGCTGCTGAGTCCGTCTGACAGCCCCCACTCAGTCAGCAGCTTGTGATAGGCAGACACTATAGTGGGGCTGTACTCTACCTCCTTACACCACTGCAGTGCATGCAGCAGTTCTGAAActgtcaaagaaaaacatgcatatcaaaatatattaaacagGATCATAGATTGACATTCACacgaaaaacacaaaattacagaaacaataGTTAATGTCCTGTGTGCGTACCTGTGTCTTTAAGGTCTGAAGGACATTGTGCCTCCTTTTGGTCGACAGTTACAGCTGCAACGTTCCTGGCAACCCTCCCCAATAGGGCGCAGGCACATAGGTGGGCTGGCAACCTGTTTGGCAACTGAAACTTCCACATATCTCTGGAGGGTTTTTCACAAACTCCTCTGTGGCGGCTGGACAGTAAAGGTGTTTTGATCCACTGCACAGGAcagaaaaaaggagaggaacAATGTAGGAATGTCAAGTTTTGTGATCTAATGAATGCGTGATTTACATAACCAATGTATGTTGCCtgaatttgttgttttccttgaTGAAGGACTCACCTGAGGAGGTAAGGCCTGTCTGATTCTTGTCCATTCGGTCTGGCTTGGCATCAGTAGAGTAAAGAACTGGATGAGAAGTGAGGAGTCTTGATTGCAGCCAGAGATGATTGTCTCCACTAGGCTCTCTACAGCCTGAACTAGAACCTGCAAACTAACCACCAAGAAGAGTTAAAAGCACAGTTTCTTATAATATGGTTGCACAGAATAAGACACAGTCATCGGGTTGAAATTTGGAGAAGGATAACTGGGAAACCAACAATTTGTTACCTTTTAATGTCCAGACAGACGGTGAGAAGTTGGTTTTTCACCCAAACAGCCGCACTGTGCAGGAAACCACCTTCCTTGCCCTCACATTCAGAGTTTTGGACCAATGACTGGATCCCAGCAACACAAACTTTCCTCAGTTTATCTAATAGAGagtctttcaaaacaaaacacacatattaGTTACTCAGCTGACCTCACAAGTACATTCTAAATGTTCTGAGCAGTGTGTGACTACATACTAGatagctgagtgtgtgtttgatcctGGGCGGTGAGTTGGAAGATACTGAGCAACAGTTCCTCGGCAGAGAGCAGTAGAAGACAGTCTTTTACAGAGGAGAAGAACGTGGAGGCAACGTCACCGATGAAGGAGACGAGTGGCTCCATGTTGCCGGCATCCGACAGACTCTTGGTCTCAGAAAGAGTGGCGTGCAGCTTCTCTAATATCTTCTCCATGTATACCTCCCCTATCAGAGGCTCTGCGAGGAAAACAGgtcaaaaatattttcatctgGTTTGGTGACTGGAATGAAAACCACAAGTATTTAGAAAATAGATAATCTTTGCTGGTGTACGTATTTCTGCTCACCGTTGTTGTGATGTTGAGAGAGGACGAGGCTTATAAGCGTCCAACTTTGGCTGCTTGTAGAACTGGGGGGGCAGTGTCCGACCTGACACAGCTCCTCAGCCAAACCCAGGAGCTGCTCGCCCAGAACTGAACCTTTCAGCCAATCACGACAGCTGTCAAGAGCCTGAGGATCTGCACAGGCCTAACAGAACAGACAGCAGAGATGCACAGACATGTATAACAGTGCACATTTGATGCATGATTAGGGAACACACTTTGATTTACGTCTATCATAAACTGAGTGATACATACCCTCTGTATAATTTGCAGGATAATTCTCCACTGCAAATCCATCTAGGAAGCAGAGTAAGAGCATAAATGTCAGCAATGAAACAAGAGCAAAATTTGGGTGAAATCAACGTCATTCaatgttaccatggtgatgtgGTTGAGTAAACGGGTGGTATCCTGCCGGCTGCAGCAGTAGAGCGAGCTGAAAACCATCTCTACCAGGTGCTCAGTGTCGGTGCGGCCCTTCTCAGTCAGCCACACCACCACCCGCTGCAGCAGGAACTGCACTGCTGGATTTGTCTCATTGAGCTCATCTCTCTGCTCAGCGCCCTTTGTTACGCTGTCGTCCAACTCGCCCAATGACTAAAAGAAGCACAGATCAAAAGAAAAGTCAGTTGCATCAAGGAACTCAGAGCTTACTTCattttttaatctaaaattaACATACaagtgttttaaatttttttatattgaatttagccaaatatatacattaaaagGTCATATATACCcaataaataaattatgtaGATTAGTGGACAGAAGTGCTTACATTCGACTCacaatgattaaaaacaacGGACACGGAAATACACAATAGTCAAAAATAACTTACACTGAAGACCCTCTGTGTGTGGAAGGACCgcaggagaagggagagaaaaacaagatgcCTCTCTGAGTTTTTCTCATTCACATTCACCAGGCACAGTTGAGCCAGCTGGCACACCACGTCCTCAAAGCGCTGGGTCTGTAGGGATCCAAACGTCTTCTCATTCACAAGCTCTGACACCGTCTGCGCAGGCTTCTCAACATTATCCCCCTCAACTTCAGTTTTCTCGTTGTCCTCTGGCTTAGAGAAACAGATCTTGACAGATTTCTTCTTCTGGATGTGGTTTCTGTTTACTCTCTCGGGGTAGCGCATCACCTGCAGACATAAGAGATGGTgagaaaaaagatttattttggcattttgttttctgtttcactttggCCACTTTTTTAAGACATGAATGAATCGGACAGCCGTATTGATTTGCTGTGTCCTTCGTGTCAACATGGAAATTTCAGTGGTGATTATGTCTTAAACCAAAACTTGCCTGCAGCAAAGTGGCTATTCCTTCCAAAGCCTGTGGATCCGCTTCTTCAACGTCAACATATCTGACAAAGAGAAGACCAAGCTCCTCCCAGAAGTCAGCCAGAAGCTCTTCAAAGACGCCCGTGCTGTCATTTGCTTCACCAACACTAAGTAAACCTGCTCTCTTCTCCCAGGAAACCAGCATTTCAGTGACCAAAAGGAAGAGCGGACCATTCTGAAGGGAGGGATTGCCGAGGGACTTTTCGAGGAGAGGTAGCagctacaaaaagaaaaacaacaaaacaatgtagAAAACGTGGAGACTTGACAGGAGGTAGATTTGACAGGGTGAGAAAAGTGTGTGCTACTCTGTGATCCCACCTGCTGTGAAATGAGCATGGTCCGTATTTTTCTCTGATCCTCcattttttctgtgttttggaGTATGCAGTACCTCAAGCACTCAACCACAGAGTTGACTATAACTGCACTTTCTGATGGACTTGCTGCTGCACGCTCACTTGAAAGGctaagacagacagacaacatgGTTGAAATCAATATAACAATATTAACACAGGGAATAGGAGTGATACAGCAGATATTTCAAATGCAAAATCATGTAATGGGTGGGCTCAAGGATTGTGCAACatgaaatgtatatttgtattagACAACTACTAATAAATAATGATCTAAACATTCCTTTTTGGCATTTAAACTTCTGATGAATTGATCATTTTCTTGctaaaaaaataatcaacaaaaTGGATTTTCATAATGCAGTTCCCTTTAAAAATTTATGAATTAGCTCTCAGCCCAAGTGTACATGgacatgtgaaaacaaattaCCCTTGTGTGAGGGACGTGAAGAAGGTGGTGTAAAAGTCCAGGGTTGGATCTGTGACCTGTTGGGGCAGTTTGCTGAGGAGTGGCATTAAATTAGGGTGGAGAGCTTTAGCCATGCCTTTACCACCGTCTTTTAGTAGAGTCCATAGTTTAGGTAGGAAGCCTTTCTTGGCATTCACATGTGTCCAGCAATCCTGggatagaaacagaaacatcagaaaataaGATACGTCAGTTATTTCAATAAATTGGCTcgatgaaaaatttaaaaacacatactTTAATATCTATACTCTACTTGTGTTGCTTACTACTCCTTTTTGCTTTATTTAGTAGACAACATTATGGCAAGTGAATCGCTGTATGTGTGAGATCATCCTTTAAACACAAGCTTACGGGGACTTTAGACACGACGTGAAGAACGGCTTCCCACACAGGAGGCAGCACGATAGGATCAGTGTCATCAATACTGAGGAGGACGGCAGGGCAGAGTCGTGCTGCTTCAGCCTGGATCAGCGCTGGAGTGAACTCACACAGAGCGCAAACCATCTCGAAAAATGCCCCTCGAACCTGTGGAGCAACGTAATGTGGTGGTTAGAGAAACATCCTCCTCAAAACAGCTTCTTGTATTAGATATAAGGTTGGCACAAACAGATCACATGTAGTAGATTTATCATTTTAGATTATAGTCCACTCAAGTGTTACAGGTTTGTTGAGCAGAATATAAACCCCAGATAATTACCTTTAAATTAACTCCACATAAAAGCATAGTAACAGCAACATAAATTCAGATCACTACATTTGGAATTATAGGGGTGAAGTCATTACATATTACCACTTTCAATCTTTACAAACTACAATCTGTTATTCACAATAAAAATCTGATCAAGATGATGTGATGattaatgtatttaattgaAACCATAGAATAAACATTGAatgttatatattaataaatactCATTATGTGCACATTTCAGGTGAACAAGTACATGATTTACTTAGTTAACGGTGGAGTCTGTGCCAGTACCTGTGGTGTCTTGTGTTTGCTGTACTTCCAGAACTTCGCAGAATTCACCAGCTGAACTAGTCTTTGCTCCAGGGCCTCCCTGTCGTTCTGAGCGAGCAGGGAGAGCAGTCTCTTCACTCCAAGCAGGGAACAGGTCTGCATGCGCACATATTTggattctctctcctctgctgtcacGCTTCTAGAGAACATGGAGACCAGAGCCTGAGCAAAGATGCTAATAGCATTCATTATAACCACGCATATACAATGAGTGGAATGGACGCTGAAGCTATAATGACTTAAACTGATAACTTACTGTGGATCACTCAGTGTGTCTGCTGTTTCCTTTAACAAAATATCTTGAAGTACCTGCAGTATCAAAATAACAATTTTAATTCAGTTGATTTTTGCTCATTGGATTAAAGTTCACATCCCTTTGTCTGCACTAAAGTCCCCGCTCTTACTCACATTTAGGATTTCATCCTTGCAGAAGCCGAGAGCCTCGGGCTGTTTTGCAGGTGAGAACGCAGCCTGGAAGGCCTGGCAGGCAGTAGAGGCTGCAGGTGAGTAAGTGTCACACTGGGACAGAATCCAGTGGCCCATCAAGCTCTTCAGGAAGGGCGCCAAGCTGCGGCGCACTTTCAGCACCAGCTGCTCAAAGGCCTGTTGTGTGGCCTCCCTGATCCGGCGGTCATGATCCTGACAGAAATAATGATGAAGACTTATTGTCTTAATGTGCACACAGCAAACCTGAATACCCACACCCACAGAGTATATAGTCCCAGTTTAATGACGTCCTGAATTTGGGGGTAGTTTTAGTCAGACCTCTTTTTCATAGATATCTCTCATTGTGAATTTGATGCATGTTCTGTAGAACAGGGACACTTTCCTCAGGATAGTTCAAAATCTATGATGGTGAAGTATTCAAGATGCCCTGACTGTTTCCACGAGGATAAAACTAATGTCAcactgaaacaaaataaaatattcacaaatATGATGAGAATGTGAGATGAGCTCACCACTGATATCTTGCAGTAAATCCTCGGCCAGTAAGGCAGGACCCCTTTAACCTCTTCAGCATCCCGCTCCTGACACATGGACCCGAAGTCCTGCACAGCCTGAGAAGAACACATGttataaatacacacacctgAGAAGACATGTTATGAATACACACGCCGGAGAAGAACacacaatatcaatatataCACGCCTGAGAGGAACAGACGATAGCAATATACACGCCTGAGAAGAACACATCTTATTAATACACACGCCTGAGAAGAACACATGTTACTGATAGACACGCCTGAGAAGAACACATGTTACTGATAGACACGCCTGAGAAGAACACGCGTAACTAATAGACACGCCTGAGAAGAACACACGTTACTAATACACGCCTGAGAAGAACACGCTTTACTAATACACACGCCCGAGAAGAACACACGTTACTAATACACACGCCTGAGAAGAACACACGTTACTAATACACATGCCTGAGATGAACACACGTTATATATACACCGTTCCTGCATTATCACAACACTGGCCTGAACCAAATACATATCAGACAGGGGTTATTTCAACACATAGACATTACTTTGAAGGTTTCTTTCATACCGTACTTTATGTAATTCCTCGTGTCAGGTTGTGTAACAGTGGATGCATTAGATGTTTAGACTGTCACTAAACGTGTTGGATTCTGACATTATTTGACTCTTTGTGTACATGGAGGAAGGCAGAGCTCCTCTAGAAAACCTATAAGTTAGAGTCACTCTTTACCTTCAGTCTGGTGACGACATCCCTCTTGGAGAGTTTCCTGAGCACCAGGCGGAAGTCGGGATCCACCAGGTTGTCGATCTCCTCTGCGCCGTGGACCGCGGGGACGTAACTCAGCTCCGAGGTCACCGTCGTGTCAAAGCCCACGAACCCCGGGATGACGCCACCCTCCCGGGTCAGTGCCTCAGCAGCTCGGCCGCTACTCGATGGCTGGCGGGCCGGGAGAGAAACGCGTGGTTATtatcacaaaaaaagaatactAATGGCGATGGTTACAAAACAGCTGAGGCAGAACCGCCACATGTGGGTTCGCTAACTAGCCTTAAGTTGATCCCGGGTTGTTCTGACGGGTTTGAGCTAATCTGTTGCTAACTTTTACTTCGCGATGGTGCGTTTACTCACCCGAACATTGCCTTTggttctctgtttgtttttacccCCCATGGATCCGCGTTTCTCTTCTACTTTCTACAGTAACTGGCTTGTTTTCGCTGTTGACAGGACTTTCAATGACCACAGGAAGTGACTCACAGTGAAAATCACCGGTTTGTCAGGGAATCGACCACTTCCTGCCTCGGTCTTTCAAAGTAAAGCGTCCGCCCCCCAAGCAATTTGGATACACTTAGAAAACAATCTTCTCTTGCAAGTCCAAAATTAGTCCcatgttcaaattaaatgagACGCAAATCGAAACGAATCATAACAACAAACATAGTGTGAACAGAGAGTTGAAACATAATAATTTAGCAGGCTAACCGGCTATTTTGTGGTATTCTAATAACAGTCATCGATTGAGTCATTCAAGAGTAGATTATGCAGGATTTTATAGagcattttaaaacaacaccTAACCACTAAAATAACTATTGTCGAATTGTTTTGAACTTCATTTAAGCGAGGTCAATcacaaatacttttattttgaatgggAAATCGCCTAACATGTGTGTTCTTGACGCTCTTTGGATATACTTCCGCagtgtgtttcttctttctgGCCCAATTTGAGTGAACTCACTACCTTGCACGCTCATCACTGCCCTCTACAAACATATCAGGTACTGCAGTCCTCTGAGTCATGAACAGGATTCTTGGGCCCAATATGAATCATTTGAAACTTCTCAGCTATTTTGACCTAAAACAGGAAATACTGACCTGATGGTACCGTTAGAGGAAAGTTCAGGAGTCGTAGATAATGACGATTTcacctctgctgcctcctgcacAGCAAGTTCCATGGAAATCAGACCATTGAAGGTTcaatgtgtaagatttaggtgaaagggatctattggcagagattaaatataaaataatcctagtgatgattccactagtgtgtttcaaTTGAATTGTACAAATTCttattttctttaccctagaatgggccctttatatttaaatattttatatttacatcagagcGGGTCCTTTCTAAGGAGGCtgtcgtgttttttttacagtagcttagactggacaaactaaacaccttttgagtttttaggacaactgaaggcttccacgtttggaaggtgaggtgaggggtgttcagctgcaacatgcaacttcacctcttgatgtcactacattctacacaatGAACCTTAAACTCCGTATACCTTGAATATAATTTCCATATCCAGtcatcctctgtgtgtttgtgtgtagctACACTTATTGAAATCCTAACATTTATAGAAACTTTACAATAGACAACATTAATGGCCAGGGGACATTTTTTCATAGTTTTTTGGGGTGAAAGTTTTAGGTTTCTAAAATCATGAAGATTTACATTATGGGACCCATGGGTATATTATAAAATTGCATTGGTCTGACAATATGTGTTGTCCTCCTGTGGATGTTGAAAATTTGCTTAAGTTCACTTTAACTTCTACTGTAAACCCTAATAACAAATCATCAGCACTCTGATTTAGAACAGTTGCAGGGACATGGCAGAGGCTGTTCCAATAATGTAATGGTCACATTGCCACATTATACTGGCAATGTGACCATTACATTATTGGAACAGCCTCTGCCATGTCCCTGCAACTGTTCTaaatcagagaaataaaaggCAAATTCTGTAACACTGTAGTTTGGACTGTAGGATTTCATGACCAGGTGACGCCAGTCACTGCAcaagcaaaaacagaaaacggACATTATCATTATATAAGATCGAACTCAgcactgaattaaaaaaaagtcatgcACTTGGAAtcgaaaaatattttaatatacacCTTCTTAcataaatcaaatacatttgtaGAGAGTTGTATTTTAATTCAATATGATAGATTGTTATTATCTCACTCTTTCTCTGCCTTAGTCTCAACAAGAAGGTTgcattgtattttcttttttacaatcATGGCTTCTGGTGTGGAGGTCAGATGTGTCTAAAGCTGGGTTGAACAACTGAAGTCAAAACACTGAAGTAAACAGAACTATGTGTTCCCTACAACAATCTACTTTACACCCTAGTTATATGAAATCACATCTGGAATGAAGCGGTCAATTTGTGTCATGAATGTCCAATTTGTGTTGAGCACTGAAATATTACACGAGCCACAGATTTCCCAATTGTCCACATTAATTCAGACACTAAAACGTTTGATGCAGCACCAACTTCTTCAGTAAACAATATTTCAATCAACGTAGATTTTGAGTAACATTTTATCTTGGAATTTCCAGTTAGCATCAATTGAAATTCAAACAGCCAAcacaatgtatttatttttcatgtgatacaaaaatatttaattcaatCTCTGTTAATGATTTCTATTAGtggatattaaatatttaagtaATATTTAACCCAATCACCTccagagaataaaatgaaaatgatggtTCAGGTTGATTGAAGAAATTTATTTCTCAAATTTGGGTGGAGAATATcgaactttgttttttttagaacatTTGCAAATTATatagtttgatttaaatatggATTTAAAAATTTTGACTGCATTACACTGTGATTTGGCCAATTTATCCTCTATAAAGTATCAGGTTTCTCATACTTTGCTCTCGAATACATTTGCACTTTACTGTGAAACAGCAGTGGATAGGACTCAAATATTTGAATTCAACCATATGCAAAACTGTGACATATTGCGAAAGTTTCATTCTAACAGGAAGGCAGTGGGAGTGATAgaaaaaacattacatgtaGAATCATGTCACAAAAATGATTAAATCTTAAATCAGACAAAAATctggaatgaaaataaatgagtcACAATGAGTTAGTTTGCAAAATCAAAGTCCTGAGGCAGACACCAAATACACACAGTCTGATTAAATGTTTCTCATATAACATTAACTTTTAGTACATTTAAGATAAATGTGATTAATGACAACCTGCTAACTGTAACTTTTGAAGTAATCAGGTTAGTGATCTGTGCTGTGCAAACAGTCTGATTTCCAGCCTTAACATGATTCACCCAATAACCTGTCCACACGAGGGT
This genomic window contains:
- the ltn1 gene encoding E3 ubiquitin-protein ligase listerin — protein: MGGKNKQRTKGNVRPSSSGRAAEALTREGGVIPGFVGFDTTVTSELSYVPAVHGAEEIDNLVDPDFRLVLRKLSKRDVVTRLKAVQDFGSMCQERDAEEVKGVLPYWPRIYCKISVDHDRRIREATQQAFEQLVLKVRRSLAPFLKSLMGHWILSQCDTYSPAASTACQAFQAAFSPAKQPEALGFCKDEILNVLQDILLKETADTLSDPQSVTAEERESKYVRMQTCSLLGVKRLLSLLAQNDREALEQRLVQLVNSAKFWKYSKHKTPQVRGAFFEMVCALCEFTPALIQAEAARLCPAVLLSIDDTDPIVLPPVWEAVLHVVSKVPDCWTHVNAKKGFLPKLWTLLKDGGKGMAKALHPNLMPLLSKLPQQVTDPTLDFYTTFFTSLTQGLSSERAAASPSESAVIVNSVVECLRYCILQNTEKMEDQRKIRTMLISQQLLPLLEKSLGNPSLQNGPLFLLVTEMLVSWEKRAGLLSVGEANDSTGVFEELLADFWEELGLLFVRYVDVEEADPQALEGIATLLQVMRYPERVNRNHIQKKKSVKICFSKPEDNEKTEVEGDNVEKPAQTVSELVNEKTFGSLQTQRFEDVVCQLAQLCLVNVNEKNSERHLVFLSLLLRSFHTQRVFSSLGELDDSVTKGAEQRDELNETNPAVQFLLQRVVVWLTEKGRTDTEHLVEMVFSSLYCCSRQDTTRLLNHITMMDLQWRIILQIIQRACADPQALDSCRDWLKGSVLGEQLLGLAEELCQVGHCPPSSTSSQSWTLISLVLSQHHNNEPLIGEVYMEKILEKLHATLSETKSLSDAGNMEPLVSFIGDVASTFFSSVKDCLLLLSAEELLLSIFQLTAQDQTHTQLSNSLLDKLRKVCVAGIQSLVQNSECEGKEGGFLHSAAVWVKNQLLTVCLDIKSLQVLVQAVESLVETIISGCNQDSSLLIQFFTLLMPSQTEWTRIRQALPPQWIKTPLLSSRHRGVCEKPSRDMWKFQLPNRLPAHLCACALLGRVARNVAAVTVDQKEAQCPSDLKDTVSELLHALQWCKEVEYSPTIVSAYHKLLTEWGLSDGLSSQVPTTRLLETFYSRSVEDGGLWSLTLENYIHTNNLATTCSATIRELYKSVESLFPVSQSKLSTIQVLCPTMTDTDKEILVTLATASIINWEEDDNVYGSLVVLLCCLKANTEMEEEVLHAILATMMEWRNSKEDWFLFGSDLSKASAEQLNLTVEMMRYLSWLVAHCPTVLGSTQWDFLLCSMLAWLETASENVRSLWNPWVQLFVCEVAALIVNLNQFFASSSPDALETLPSELAGEWRDFFVEGIYNLLLPLPINITDAFKEPDDPVFPFAVLQSVGMALTYVPVQQLNQNSLPPQFIADQKTNLPEPLQTLLNTLCPLLLFKARPLQITVYHLLEKVMPQLPECDGEGDNNKSDDDRDEPCLSPPAALMALLFTCEELCDSILAGVQVGEFAVVQPLSVEHSCILGYLLAWKLLLTFFKSSPSHLRAHYAQYLKRSCSLNKLLLHLFKLMPENPLYPGQGADTKETKTFFTESLSLAVENSDSVEWELPHLACSVYYSTVQDLPAMVRLCWNSQEKRVSAAVEKFTIRYVTPVLSAEEISSVHSSTQMFDSMTVKARSAAREVIATYSVDDIFIELVIQLPQNYPLGCITVESGRRVGVAVQQWRNWMLQLSTYLTHQNGSIMEGLALWKNNVDKRFEGIEDCMICFSVIHGSNYSLPKKACRTCKKKFHSACLYKWFTSSNKSTCPLCRETFF